The following proteins are encoded in a genomic region of Myxosarcina sp. GI1:
- a CDS encoding DUF6737 family protein: MAIDTNNKVISVWNYKPWWCQPWSIILTGVSIIGGSWLLFHTVWISVGISIPIAVWWVYFLILYPQMMKEYLEQSSNIQSE; this comes from the coding sequence ATGGCGATCGATACAAATAACAAAGTTATTAGCGTTTGGAATTATAAACCCTGGTGGTGTCAGCCTTGGAGCATAATTTTAACTGGTGTTAGCATTATTGGCGGCAGTTGGCTGTTGTTTCACACAGTTTGGATTAGTGTAGGAATTTCAATACCAATTGCTGTCTGGTGGGTATACTTTTTGATTCTCTATCCTCAAATGATGAAGGAATATTTAGAGCAGTCTTCCAATATTCAATCAGAATAA
- a CDS encoding glutathione S-transferase N-terminal domain-containing protein, whose amino-acid sequence MTIELHYWPTPNGHKITIFLEEANLDYQIVPVNIATGDQFKPEFLQISPNNRMPAIVDTQPADGGESIAVFESGAILLYLAEKTGQFLPTDLRDRKTVTEWLFWQVGGLGPMAGQNHHFNQYAPESIPYAIERYVNETNRLYGVLNSRLSEREYLAEEYSIADMACYPWIVPHEKQQQNLNEFPHLKRWFDSIAERDAVVRAYKRGKEVSSNPTVTEESKKILFGQKAKSN is encoded by the coding sequence ATGACGATTGAGCTACATTATTGGCCTACTCCCAACGGTCATAAAATAACTATTTTTCTAGAAGAAGCCAACCTGGATTATCAAATCGTTCCCGTAAACATCGCTACGGGGGATCAGTTCAAACCAGAATTTTTGCAAATATCACCCAACAACCGAATGCCAGCGATTGTCGATACCCAACCTGCTGACGGTGGCGAATCAATTGCAGTCTTTGAGTCAGGGGCAATTTTACTCTATCTTGCCGAGAAAACGGGGCAATTTTTACCGACAGATTTGCGCGATCGCAAAACGGTGACTGAATGGTTGTTTTGGCAGGTAGGCGGTTTGGGACCAATGGCAGGACAGAATCATCACTTCAACCAGTATGCACCAGAATCAATTCCTTATGCGATCGAGCGTTATGTCAATGAAACCAATAGACTCTATGGCGTACTAAATAGTCGCTTATCCGAACGTGAATATCTAGCAGAAGAATATTCTATTGCAGATATGGCTTGTTATCCCTGGATCGTACCTCACGAAAAACAACAGCAAAATCTTAATGAGTTTCCTCATCTCAAACGCTGGTTTGACAGCATTGCCGAACGAGATGCGGTAGTTCGTGCGTACAAGCGCGGCAAAGAGGTTTCTAGTAACCCCACCGTGACTGAAGAAAGTAAAAAGATTCTCTTCGGTCAAAAAGCAAAATCCAATTAA
- a CDS encoding alpha/beta fold hydrolase, translating into MTTTFTPATASNTGIGGTVKKYTWNGQDTEYQIAYETLGTGEPVLLLPAFSTVSTRGEMKEIARMLSSEYRVVALDWLGFGESDRPRVDYNPDLFNKLLQDFVSSVFEQPVIILAAGHAAGYALQLANTQPEMVAKLVLIAPTWQGPLRVMGLPQTIRDGVKNLVRSPIVGQLLYYFNTTPSFLRLMYKRHVYVDEAKLTPEFIAQKHQVTQKTGSRYAPAAFVTGNLDPASSREEMLNYFRSLSMPILLVLAEQAPPQSKAEMTSMAKLERVQAIKLSGTLGIHEEYPEAIMSSIGDFLRA; encoded by the coding sequence ATGACTACAACTTTTACTCCTGCTACTGCTTCTAACACTGGTATAGGCGGTACTGTAAAAAAATATACCTGGAACGGGCAAGATACAGAATATCAGATAGCTTACGAAACATTGGGTACGGGCGAGCCAGTTTTACTGTTACCTGCATTTAGTACTGTTTCTACTCGCGGCGAGATGAAAGAAATTGCGCGAATGCTGTCTTCAGAGTATCGAGTAGTGGCATTAGATTGGTTGGGGTTTGGCGAATCCGATCGCCCTAGGGTAGATTATAATCCCGATTTGTTTAATAAATTACTTCAAGATTTTGTTAGCTCAGTCTTTGAACAACCTGTCATAATTTTGGCGGCTGGTCATGCTGCTGGCTATGCCTTGCAGCTTGCCAATACACAACCAGAAATGGTAGCAAAACTAGTATTAATCGCTCCTACCTGGCAGGGTCCTTTACGGGTCATGGGCTTACCACAGACAATTAGAGACGGTGTTAAAAACTTGGTGCGATCGCCAATCGTCGGACAACTATTATATTATTTCAACACTACCCCTTCATTTTTGCGTTTGATGTACAAACGCCACGTATATGTAGATGAAGCCAAACTAACTCCCGAATTTATCGCTCAAAAACACCAGGTTACACAAAAAACAGGGTCGAGATATGCACCAGCAGCATTTGTCACTGGCAACCTCGATCCTGCTTCAAGTCGGGAAGAGATGTTAAATTATTTTAGATCTTTATCTATGCCAATACTATTAGTCTTAGCAGAACAAGCACCACCGCAGTCGAAAGCAGAAATGACATCAATGGCAAAGTTAGAGCGAGTGCAAGCGATTAAACTATCGGGAACTTTGGGAATACATGAAGAGTACCCAGAGGCGATTATGTCTTCTATTGGGGATTTTCTGCGAGCCTAA
- a CDS encoding GMC oxidoreductase, which produces MTTQHYDVIIIGAGAGGGTLAYALAPTGKKILILERGDYIPREKDNWNPEKIFQEQKYQTREEWLDKDNHAFSPEAFYRVGGNTKVYGAALQRMRVEDFNDLQHYDGVSPGWELSYEDIEPYYVRAESLYKVHGQTGEDPTEPPMSAEFPFGAIAHDTRIQEVADSLQAKGLHPFHLTLALNRDEENPHSRPCIKCDTCDPYPCLVDAKSDAQVTCVDPALKHENVELKINALVTKLVTDASGQKVTSVEVELDGTTQTFTADTFVVSCGAINSASLLLKSANDKHPNGLANSSGLVGCNLMLHHHSALISVSDKPNNTGFQKTLGFNDFYFKGPHQDYPLGQIQLTGKAKWNRLDIFTPDSVPRESLEYMARHSVDWWLTTEDLPRPENRVTISSAGKIKVDYQENNLKPHAELISTWERYLREVGFFLFFAKKMPLKVVWHQGGTCKFGSDPQTSVLDLNCRTHDVENLYVVDASFIPSMGSVNPTLTIIANTLRVADHLKTALVA; this is translated from the coding sequence ATGACGACACAACACTACGATGTAATTATTATTGGTGCGGGTGCTGGAGGCGGTACTTTAGCTTATGCCCTCGCACCTACAGGCAAGAAAATTCTTATTCTCGAACGGGGGGATTATATCCCCAGAGAAAAAGACAATTGGAATCCCGAAAAAATATTTCAAGAACAAAAATATCAAACTAGGGAAGAATGGTTAGACAAAGATAACCATGCTTTTAGTCCCGAAGCTTTTTATCGCGTTGGCGGTAATACCAAAGTGTACGGTGCGGCTTTGCAAAGAATGCGCGTTGAAGATTTTAACGACCTGCAACACTACGATGGTGTTTCTCCTGGCTGGGAATTGAGCTATGAAGACATCGAACCCTACTACGTCCGTGCTGAAAGTCTATACAAAGTACACGGACAAACTGGTGAAGACCCCACAGAACCGCCAATGTCTGCCGAATTTCCTTTTGGCGCGATCGCTCACGATACCCGCATTCAAGAAGTAGCAGATAGCTTACAAGCAAAAGGCTTACACCCCTTTCACCTCACTCTGGCATTAAATCGTGACGAAGAAAATCCCCACAGCCGTCCCTGCATTAAATGCGATACTTGCGATCCCTATCCTTGTCTGGTAGATGCTAAAAGCGACGCTCAAGTTACCTGTGTCGATCCTGCTTTAAAACACGAAAACGTCGAGTTGAAAATAAACGCCTTGGTAACAAAGTTAGTTACCGATGCTAGCGGTCAAAAAGTAACTTCGGTAGAAGTAGAACTGGACGGTACGACTCAAACTTTTACCGCCGATACTTTTGTGGTTTCCTGTGGGGCAATTAATTCTGCTTCACTATTGCTAAAGTCTGCTAACGATAAACATCCCAACGGTTTGGCAAATTCATCGGGTTTGGTAGGATGCAACCTAATGCTGCACCACCACTCAGCATTAATTTCCGTCAGCGACAAACCAAACAATACGGGTTTTCAAAAGACTTTAGGCTTTAATGATTTTTATTTTAAAGGACCCCACCAAGATTATCCTTTGGGACAAATTCAGCTAACTGGTAAAGCCAAATGGAATCGCTTGGATATCTTTACTCCCGACTCCGTTCCCAGAGAATCTTTAGAATATATGGCGAGGCATTCCGTTGACTGGTGGCTGACTACAGAAGACTTGCCCCGCCCTGAAAACCGCGTGACAATTAGTTCCGCAGGTAAAATCAAAGTCGATTACCAGGAAAACAACCTCAAACCTCATGCAGAACTAATTAGTACTTGGGAACGTTATTTGAGAGAAGTAGGATTTTTTCTCTTTTTTGCCAAAAAAATGCCCCTAAAAGTAGTCTGGCATCAGGGAGGTACCTGTAAGTTTGGTTCCGATCCTCAAACTAGCGTCCTCGATCTTAACTGTCGCACTCACGATGTGGAAAATCTCTACGTAGTCGATGCTAGCTTTATCCCCAGTATGGGTTCGGTCAACCCCACTCTAACGATTATTGCCAATACTCTACGAGTAGCAGACCATCTTAAAACCGCTTTGGTAGCCTAA
- the murJ gene encoding murein biosynthesis integral membrane protein MurJ: MTVNKKSPSLAGIAGIVAVATLVSKVFGLVREQIVAAAFGVGDVINAYAYAYVIPGFLLILLGGINGPFHSALVSALAKRSKAEAAPIVETVTTLVTLGLFLVTLATIAFAGTFIDLLGPDLAPDVRSLAILQLQIMAPVAMLAGLIGIGFGALNAADSYLLPSISPLLSSITVTISIAFLLWRVGEQLDTPQYLQLGAIVLASATLAGAILQWLAQLIATWKSGMGTLRLRFNWRIPGVMDVLKVMAPATMSSGMLQINVYTDLFFASGIAGAAAAMRFANFIALTPLGIISNVILVPFLPVFSRLAAPENWQELKLRIRQGLFISALTMLPFTAIFISLALPIVKLIYQRAEFNASDTNFVAPLLAVYGLGMFFYLGRDVLVRVFYALGDGETPFKISIINIFLNAVFDYFLVKAFAAPGLVLATISVNVTSMAIFLWILHRRLGGLPLLDWGKNLFFLVIASAIAGLSSWGVSQVLERAIGNDNLLLLFLELGISTLVALGVFILIAMQLKLPELHMIAGRIRQKIGR, encoded by the coding sequence GTGACTGTTAACAAAAAATCTCCTTCTCTAGCTGGTATTGCAGGTATTGTCGCCGTTGCCACTCTCGTTAGTAAAGTTTTTGGCTTGGTAAGAGAACAGATTGTCGCCGCAGCTTTTGGTGTAGGCGATGTCATCAACGCCTATGCCTATGCTTATGTTATTCCTGGTTTTTTATTGATTTTACTTGGCGGTATTAACGGACCTTTTCATAGTGCTTTGGTTAGTGCTTTAGCTAAAAGAAGTAAAGCCGAAGCCGCACCAATAGTAGAAACTGTTACAACTTTAGTTACCCTAGGTCTTTTTTTGGTAACACTGGCTACCATCGCCTTTGCAGGAACCTTTATCGATCTTCTCGGACCAGATTTGGCACCAGACGTTAGATCTCTTGCTATCCTACAGCTACAAATTATGGCACCAGTTGCTATGCTAGCAGGGTTAATTGGTATCGGCTTTGGTGCGCTCAATGCTGCCGACAGTTATTTACTGCCTAGCATTAGTCCGCTGTTATCTAGCATTACTGTTACTATTAGTATTGCTTTTTTACTCTGGCGTGTCGGGGAACAACTGGACACACCTCAATATTTACAGTTAGGAGCAATTGTACTTGCTAGTGCCACCCTAGCAGGAGCTATTTTACAGTGGTTGGCGCAACTCATCGCTACCTGGAAATCGGGTATGGGAACGTTGCGCTTGCGGTTTAACTGGCGTATCCCTGGAGTTATGGACGTACTAAAGGTGATGGCACCTGCGACAATGTCTTCGGGAATGTTGCAGATTAATGTTTACACCGATTTATTTTTTGCTTCTGGTATAGCTGGTGCTGCTGCGGCAATGCGCTTTGCCAATTTTATCGCTCTAACGCCTTTAGGCATTATTTCTAATGTAATTTTAGTGCCTTTTTTACCTGTTTTTTCTCGTTTGGCAGCACCCGAAAACTGGCAGGAATTAAAGTTGAGAATTCGTCAGGGTTTATTTATTAGTGCGCTGACGATGTTGCCTTTTACAGCGATTTTTATCTCTTTGGCTTTACCAATAGTCAAATTAATTTATCAGCGAGCAGAATTTAATGCTAGTGATACTAATTTTGTTGCACCTCTCTTGGCAGTATACGGTTTGGGAATGTTTTTCTATTTGGGAAGGGATGTGCTTGTCAGGGTGTTTTATGCTTTGGGCGATGGAGAAACACCGTTTAAAATTAGCATTATTAATATATTTTTAAATGCAGTATTCGATTATTTTTTAGTAAAAGCCTTTGCCGCACCTGGTTTGGTTCTCGCTACTATTAGCGTTAACGTTACTTCAATGGCAATTTTTTTGTGGATTTTACATCGCCGTTTGGGTGGTTTGCCTCTACTAGACTGGGGTAAAAATTTGTTTTTCTTAGTAATTGCTAGTGCGATCGCTGGTTTGTCTAGTTGGGGTGTAAGTCAGGTTCTCGAACGAGCGATCGGTAACGACAATTTGTTATTACTATTTTTAGAGTTAGGTATTTCTACTTTAGTTGCTTTGGGAGTTTTTATCTTAATTGCCATGCAGTTAAAGTTACCAGAGTTACATATGATAGCAGGCAGAATCAGACAAAAAATTGGTAGATAA
- a CDS encoding class I SAM-dependent methyltransferase, translating into MTYSSKTTSFNKNLAIANVEAQNTSIARFEANRQLVQFFNSIQIRLAEIYIKGMEIPDGLLKSIFDTAISTIYRNFSFLLISYQWVLTESKIIAEDSEKLMKLQYNLPEKLFCLMLGEDNLLYPKYTMALWETGAKNLREAQLDMLEDVVSKANIQDGDSVLDIGCGWGSAANYILQKFPNAKVTGLNLSREQCQYIRSRMQDSSSYLNSERFKLIEGDFNEVNLDNKFDRIISLGVFEHIGNLTKSFEKISSFLQPNGLVFMHIISTKLPHNIFNPFIEKYIFPRARVWHYDMIPSCDRHLKTVERWFLNGSNYSKTLQAWLNNFDRSQNFVKDLDYGMSYARFRRLWRLYLMCCIAHFDGCQGEVLGNGQYLMVST; encoded by the coding sequence ATGACTTATAGTTCTAAAACTACTAGCTTTAATAAAAATCTGGCTATTGCAAATGTCGAAGCACAGAACACATCAATCGCTCGCTTTGAAGCTAACCGCCAACTAGTTCAGTTTTTCAATTCGATCCAGATAAGATTAGCAGAAATTTATATTAAAGGTATGGAAATACCAGACGGTCTGCTTAAAAGTATTTTTGATACTGCTATTTCTACGATATATCGTAATTTTTCATTTTTGCTAATTTCTTATCAGTGGGTATTAACCGAAAGTAAAATAATAGCTGAAGATTCGGAAAAACTAATGAAACTTCAGTATAATCTGCCAGAAAAATTGTTTTGCTTGATGTTAGGCGAAGATAATTTACTTTATCCTAAATATACGATGGCTTTGTGGGAAACTGGTGCCAAAAATCTGCGAGAAGCACAATTAGATATGCTAGAAGATGTAGTCAGCAAAGCTAATATTCAAGATGGAGATAGTGTATTAGATATAGGCTGTGGTTGGGGAAGCGCGGCTAATTATATTTTGCAAAAATTTCCTAATGCTAAAGTTACTGGACTAAATTTGAGTCGCGAACAATGTCAGTATATCCGTAGCAGAATGCAAGATTCTAGTAGTTATCTTAATTCGGAGCGTTTTAAACTAATTGAAGGTGATTTTAACGAAGTCAATTTAGATAACAAGTTCGATCGCATCATTTCTTTGGGAGTATTCGAGCATATTGGCAATCTGACCAAGTCATTTGAAAAAATAAGCTCTTTTTTACAACCTAATGGTTTGGTATTTATGCACATCATTTCAACCAAGCTGCCCCACAATATTTTTAATCCGTTTATCGAAAAATATATTTTCCCTCGGGCGCGGGTTTGGCATTATGATATGATTCCTAGTTGCGATCGCCATCTTAAAACTGTCGAACGATGGTTTCTTAATGGTTCTAACTACTCTAAAACACTACAAGCCTGGTTGAACAATTTCGATCGCAGTCAGAATTTCGTCAAAGATCTCGATTATGGCATGAGCTACGCTCGTTTTCGTCGTCTGTGGCGACTTTATTTAATGTGTTGCATTGCCCATTTTGATGGTTGCCAAGGCGAAGTTCTCGGTAACGGTCAGTATCTAATGGTTAGTACCTGA
- a CDS encoding SWIM zinc finger domain-containing protein, which yields MTIPQLSQEMIRRHASCQSWQKGQTYYRDGCVRKVVRRGELVTAEVMGNDIRPYRVSIGLGQEEVDTAYCSCPYDFGGWCKHIVATLLVCLHQPEIIEQRQGLEQILDRLNEVQTQTLIQELVADKPELIDDIEYFANRLVPTVVIQSKPAILQHRISVDSNHIRSQVRYILEDSVRHFEYGGEEDIATEEISNLIQDAQMYTQQGDSWNAIEMLTAITEACIEHWDLVDDYGVDNGDVASELNTVWCETILSTEISEAEKVDLEVNFEFWCNSWGGYFDMAIAALEQGWDYPPLTKVLQGSTAVDIWQEAKPDYAQDLALIRLQILERQQRDEEYLYLARAEGLITRYLTMLVSLARVAEAMQAAQSQTITMEQALALSQALINQQNAQLEALEIAKQGLNLPGECQYDLATWTSEIALEAGDRVLAIKAKVKAFQAQPSFADYRQVEKLAADNWTNLKGELLAALAAYNNWWDADKAKVDIYLYEGLIAKAIAVVNKLTYDYYGLTGRVMDAAIATHSDWD from the coding sequence ATGACTATTCCCCAACTCAGTCAGGAAATGATTCGTCGTCATGCCAGCTGTCAATCTTGGCAAAAGGGACAGACTTACTATCGAGATGGGTGCGTTAGAAAAGTAGTGCGACGGGGAGAATTAGTTACTGCAGAAGTTATGGGCAATGATATTAGACCCTATCGAGTTAGTATTGGCTTAGGTCAAGAAGAAGTAGACACGGCTTACTGTAGTTGTCCTTATGATTTTGGCGGTTGGTGCAAACATATCGTGGCAACATTATTAGTATGCTTGCACCAACCAGAAATAATCGAACAACGTCAGGGTTTAGAGCAAATTTTAGATCGCCTCAATGAAGTTCAAACTCAAACTTTAATTCAAGAGTTGGTAGCAGATAAACCAGAATTAATCGATGATATTGAGTATTTTGCCAATCGCCTGGTACCAACCGTAGTCATTCAATCGAAGCCAGCAATACTACAGCATCGAATTTCAGTAGACAGTAATCATATAAGATCGCAAGTTAGATACATCCTCGAAGATTCGGTACGTCATTTTGAATATGGCGGCGAAGAAGATATCGCTACAGAAGAAATTTCTAACTTAATTCAAGATGCCCAAATGTATACTCAACAGGGAGATAGTTGGAATGCAATTGAGATGCTGACTGCTATTACCGAAGCCTGTATCGAACATTGGGATCTGGTAGATGATTACGGCGTAGATAATGGTGATGTTGCCAGCGAACTAAATACAGTTTGGTGCGAGACAATTCTTAGTACAGAGATCTCTGAAGCCGAAAAAGTAGACTTAGAGGTGAATTTTGAGTTTTGGTGCAATAGTTGGGGTGGCTATTTCGATATGGCAATCGCTGCTTTAGAGCAGGGTTGGGATTATCCGCCTTTAACAAAGGTACTTCAAGGCAGTACTGCTGTGGATATTTGGCAGGAAGCAAAACCAGATTACGCTCAAGATTTGGCTTTAATTAGACTACAAATTTTAGAACGACAGCAACGCGATGAAGAATATCTCTATCTAGCACGGGCAGAAGGTTTAATTACGAGATATTTAACCATGTTAGTTAGTTTGGCTAGAGTAGCGGAAGCCATGCAAGCCGCGCAGTCGCAGACGATCACTATGGAACAGGCGTTAGCTCTTTCTCAAGCTTTAATTAACCAACAAAATGCCCAACTAGAAGCTTTAGAAATTGCTAAACAAGGTTTAAATTTACCTGGCGAGTGTCAGTACGATCTTGCCACTTGGACTAGTGAAATTGCTTTAGAAGCAGGCGATCGCGTTTTAGCCATCAAAGCCAAAGTTAAAGCCTTCCAAGCACAGCCTAGTTTTGCCGACTATCGCCAGGTAGAGAAACTGGCAGCAGATAACTGGACAAATCTCAAAGGAGAATTACTAGCTGCTTTAGCAGCTTACAACAATTGGTGGGATGCCGATAAAGCCAAGGTAGATATCTATCTCTATGAAGGATTAATCGCTAAAGCGATCGCCGTAGTAAATAAACTTACTTACGATTATTATGGACTGACTGGCAGAGTTATGGATGCAGCCATTGCAACACATTCTGATTGGGATTAA
- a CDS encoding NTP transferase domain-containing protein: MNCIRVGLILLAAGESKRMGTPKQLIEYNRRSLIRHTVEVAIASDCHPIIVVLGANRDRIIPEISNLPVNICHNRQWQKGMSSSIAVGIEALAKSEIDAVIVALADQPLINTNVYNQLVKHYQTSKQPAIASAYNHTLGVPALFDRTLFAELIDLQGQGGAKKLLKRYSQPKFNLAVPEAAIDLDTPEDLQHLRSLERNIIK, translated from the coding sequence ATGAATTGTATTAGAGTTGGACTAATTTTATTGGCTGCTGGTGAATCAAAAAGGATGGGAACGCCAAAGCAACTAATAGAATACAACAGACGCAGCTTAATCCGTCATACAGTAGAAGTTGCGATCGCTTCTGATTGTCATCCGATTATAGTCGTTCTTGGTGCTAATAGGGATCGCATCATACCAGAAATAAGTAATTTACCAGTAAATATCTGTCATAATCGGCAGTGGCAAAAGGGAATGAGTAGTTCGATCGCTGTTGGTATTGAAGCTTTAGCAAAAAGCGAAATTGATGCGGTTATCGTTGCTTTAGCAGACCAACCGCTAATTAATACCAATGTTTATAACCAGCTAGTTAAGCACTATCAAACTAGCAAACAACCTGCCATTGCCTCAGCTTATAATCATACTCTTGGAGTTCCTGCATTGTTCGACCGCACTTTGTTTGCAGAACTAATCGATCTTCAGGGACAAGGCGGTGCTAAAAAACTTCTCAAACGCTACAGCCAACCAAAATTTAATCTTGCCGTTCCCGAAGCCGCGATCGATCTCGACACTCCCGAAGATTTGCAGCACTTGCGATCGCTCGAACGTAATATCATTAAATAG
- a CDS encoding FAD-dependent oxidoreductase, whose amino-acid sequence MMKEREVVVAKANDWRAGQMQQISIDDSEILLAKIGDKFYATSAYCTHYGAPLAKGVLCEHRVVCPWHNACFDLTNGDLAEPPALDSLPSFPVRIDGDDVIIRVPETIPDSREEAIVKSESDIDSRVFIVIGAGAAGTIAVETLRHNGYQGAIKMISDEEKLPYDRTKLSKAYLQGGADEDSLALRSCEFYDDNDIELLFGKAVTKVDVSQKSISFEDDSTLNYDSLLLATGAKANKLDVSGSDLDNIFTLHVSQDTTEILNKVESAKKAVVIGSSFIGMEAASSLRKQGLEVTVVSPDAVPFAKILGEDVGKMFRQLHEDNGVKFYLENKATEFSGNGKVETVVLDSGDRIETDLVIVGIGVKPVTDYLEGIELNEKDRSVSVNEYLEAAPDVYAAGDIARFPYAATGEPTRIEHWRLAAQHGRIAALNMLDEKIKFTHVPFFWSGQYDLKLRYAGHAEKWDEIIINGDLNAKEFLAFYVKDSKVLAVAGCGRDKDVAAITELMRLEKMPEIKSIRDGVLDWVAKLPA is encoded by the coding sequence ATGATGAAGGAACGCGAAGTAGTAGTAGCCAAAGCAAATGATTGGCGAGCGGGTCAAATGCAGCAAATTTCTATTGACGACTCAGAAATATTGCTAGCCAAGATCGGCGATAAATTTTATGCCACCAGCGCATATTGCACTCACTATGGCGCACCTTTAGCAAAAGGAGTATTGTGCGAACATCGAGTTGTCTGTCCCTGGCACAATGCCTGTTTCGATTTGACTAATGGAGATTTAGCAGAACCACCAGCCTTGGACAGTCTACCGAGTTTTCCTGTCAGAATCGATGGAGACGACGTAATAATAAGAGTACCAGAAACTATACCAGATAGCCGCGAAGAAGCAATTGTCAAATCCGAGTCAGATATAGACAGTAGGGTATTTATAGTTATAGGTGCGGGTGCGGCAGGAACTATTGCTGTAGAAACCCTACGCCACAACGGTTATCAAGGTGCCATAAAAATGATAAGTGATGAAGAAAAGTTACCCTACGATCGCACCAAGCTAAGTAAGGCATATTTACAGGGTGGTGCTGATGAAGATTCTCTAGCGTTACGTTCCTGTGAATTTTACGATGACAACGACATCGAACTATTATTTGGCAAGGCTGTAACTAAGGTAGATGTTAGCCAAAAGTCAATTAGTTTTGAAGATGACTCTACGCTTAACTACGATTCGCTGTTACTAGCTACAGGAGCCAAAGCTAATAAACTCGACGTGTCAGGCTCCGATTTAGATAATATTTTTACCCTGCACGTAAGCCAGGATACTACCGAAATCTTAAACAAGGTCGAATCTGCAAAGAAAGCGGTAGTGATTGGCTCAAGCTTTATCGGTATGGAAGCAGCATCCAGTTTGAGAAAGCAGGGGTTAGAAGTTACGGTAGTCTCTCCCGATGCCGTTCCCTTTGCCAAAATTTTGGGCGAAGATGTCGGTAAAATGTTCCGCCAGCTTCATGAAGATAATGGCGTTAAGTTTTATCTGGAAAACAAAGCTACAGAGTTTAGCGGTAATGGTAAAGTCGAGACAGTCGTTTTAGACAGTGGCGATCGCATAGAAACAGATTTAGTCATTGTTGGTATTGGAGTGAAACCTGTCACCGACTATCTAGAAGGCATCGAACTAAACGAAAAAGATCGTAGTGTTTCTGTAAATGAATACTTAGAAGCCGCACCAGATGTCTATGCCGCAGGAGATATCGCTCGTTTTCCCTACGCAGCTACAGGAGAACCTACCCGTATCGAACACTGGCGGTTAGCAGCGCAACACGGACGCATTGCCGCACTAAACATGCTCGATGAAAAGATAAAGTTTACTCACGTTCCCTTTTTCTGGTCTGGTCAATACGATCTCAAGCTGCGCTATGCAGGACATGCCGAAAAGTGGGATGAGATAATTATTAACGGCGATCTAAATGCTAAAGAGTTTCTTGCTTTTTACGTTAAAGACAGCAAAGTTTTAGCAGTAGCGGGTTGCGGTAGAGATAAAGACGTGGCGGCAATTACCGAACTAATGCGCCTGGAAAAAATGCCAGAAATAAAATCGATTCGCGATGGCGTGCTCGATTGGGTAGCAAAGTTACCAGCCTAA